From the genome of Candidatus Polarisedimenticolia bacterium, one region includes:
- a CDS encoding aminotransferase class IV, whose protein sequence is MPAREIGFGGWAPFVSLNGEIVPALEAKVSVFDRGILLGDGVYETVRARNGKLFRWPAHRERLVRSLRSARIPLGPPPEIDAAITGCLRANRLSDARLRITITRGVGGPGFDLAEGSAPNVIVAASPWRPLPEEKYRNGVKAIVSRIRQTAIESLDPALKSISRIHLALARMEAVDQGAHEALLLGSGGEIREGTSSNVFLWQAGRLRTPAVACGVLEGITRELVLEIARAEGIACEETRLERPDLASAEEIFFTNTSWGALPVTRLDGEAVGSGVPGPLARQVMERISLRVEEECR, encoded by the coding sequence TTGCCGGCGCGGGAGATCGGATTCGGGGGCTGGGCCCCTTTCGTGTCGCTCAACGGGGAGATCGTCCCGGCGCTGGAAGCGAAGGTGTCGGTCTTCGACCGCGGCATTCTTCTCGGAGACGGGGTTTACGAGACGGTTCGAGCCCGAAACGGCAAGCTCTTCCGCTGGCCGGCGCATCGAGAGCGGCTGGTCCGGTCGCTTCGATCCGCCCGGATTCCTCTGGGCCCTCCGCCGGAGATCGACGCCGCGATCACCGGCTGCCTGCGCGCCAATCGCTTGAGCGACGCCCGCCTCCGCATCACCATCACGCGCGGGGTGGGAGGGCCGGGCTTCGATCTCGCGGAAGGCTCGGCCCCGAACGTGATCGTCGCCGCCAGCCCCTGGAGGCCTCTGCCGGAGGAGAAGTATCGAAACGGAGTCAAGGCGATCGTCTCGAGGATCCGGCAGACCGCCATCGAAAGTCTCGATCCCGCCCTGAAATCGATCAGCCGGATTCATTTGGCGCTCGCCCGGATGGAGGCGGTCGATCAGGGAGCCCACGAGGCGCTGCTCCTGGGAAGCGGGGGAGAGATCCGGGAGGGGACGTCGAGCAATGTCTTCCTGTGGCAGGCGGGACGGCTTCGAACCCCCGCCGTCGCCTGCGGCGTCCTTGAAGGGATCACGCGCGAGCTGGTGCTCGAGATCGCGCGGGCCGAGGGGATCGCCTGCGAGGAGACCCGACTGGAGCGGCCGGATCTGGCGTCGGCGGAGGAAATCTTCTTCACGAACACGTCCTGGGGAGCGCTGCCGGTCACGCGTCTCGACGGGGAAGCGGTGGGTTCCGGGGTACCCGGGCCGCTGGCGCGACAGGTGATGGAGAGAATCTCGCTACGCGTGGAAGAGGAGTGCCGGTGA
- the pabB gene encoding aminodeoxychorismate synthase component I produces the protein MRFPDGAFPAIRTVDREIDPLELLGRVIRDPYPALLLSGRREEDAGRFSLVASDPFQILRFRGSRGILQSKRHETPLAGDPFEALRRSLEACRLRGIPGIPFSGGAIGYLGYSLGRAGSHGPGRRRLSPWPDLHLAFYDRAFVVDHERRCTHLVATGLPERAAERRREKRSLDLIRLQETLAARPDQEIPCRNSECSEPLFHTTRSEYLRAIRRAQDYLDAGEIYQVNLSHRITVNGAWSSRSLFRRLTQRHPACFSAYLPLRDHEVLCASPERLVSLRGERAETRPIKGTRARHADPLEDRRAAAELEAGAKERSENLMIVDLARNDLGKVCVPGSVGVDRLCRVETLPSVHHLVSTVSGRLRPDCDGIDLVQALFPGGSMTGAPKIRAMEIIDDLEGGDRGIYSGSLGYFSFDGDLDLNIVIRSLVLSPGSAQLHVGGAILSESNPDQEYQETLDKARPILEALRP, from the coding sequence GTGAGGTTCCCGGACGGCGCTTTTCCGGCGATTCGCACCGTCGACCGGGAGATCGATCCTCTGGAGCTTCTCGGGAGGGTGATCCGCGACCCTTACCCGGCGCTCCTGCTCAGCGGCCGGAGGGAGGAGGATGCGGGCCGCTTCTCGCTGGTCGCGAGCGATCCCTTCCAGATCCTCCGCTTCCGCGGCTCTCGCGGGATTCTCCAATCGAAGCGGCATGAGACGCCGCTCGCGGGAGACCCCTTCGAGGCGCTCCGGCGCAGCCTCGAGGCCTGCCGCCTCCGCGGGATTCCGGGGATTCCTTTCTCGGGCGGGGCCATCGGCTATCTGGGCTATTCCCTGGGGCGGGCGGGCTCGCACGGCCCCGGGCGCCGGCGGCTCTCTCCCTGGCCCGATCTGCACCTGGCCTTTTACGATCGCGCTTTCGTCGTGGATCACGAGCGCCGATGCACCCACTTGGTGGCCACCGGCCTGCCGGAGCGCGCCGCGGAGCGCCGCAGGGAAAAACGGTCCCTCGATCTGATCCGCCTGCAGGAGACTCTGGCCGCCCGGCCAGATCAGGAGATCCCCTGCCGCAACTCCGAATGCTCCGAGCCTCTCTTCCACACCACCCGCTCCGAATACCTGCGCGCCATCCGCCGGGCCCAGGATTACCTGGACGCCGGGGAGATCTACCAGGTGAATCTCTCCCATCGCATCACCGTGAACGGGGCATGGTCCTCCCGGTCCCTCTTCCGACGATTGACCCAGCGGCACCCCGCCTGCTTCAGCGCCTACCTTCCCCTGCGCGATCACGAAGTGCTCTGCGCCTCCCCCGAGCGGCTCGTCAGCCTGCGCGGGGAGCGGGCCGAAACGCGTCCCATCAAAGGGACGCGGGCGCGCCACGCCGATCCTCTCGAGGATCGGCGCGCGGCGGCGGAGCTCGAGGCCGGGGCCAAGGAGCGCTCGGAGAACCTCATGATCGTGGATCTGGCGCGCAACGATCTCGGGAAGGTCTGCGTGCCCGGAAGCGTGGGCGTCGATCGGCTCTGCCGCGTCGAGACGCTTCCTTCGGTGCACCATCTCGTTTCGACGGTCTCCGGGCGGCTGAGACCGGATTGCGACGGCATCGATCTGGTCCAGGCGCTCTTCCCCGGAGGCTCGATGACGGGCGCTCCGAAGATTCGGGCCATGGAGATCATCGACGATCTGGAGGGGGGCGACCGGGGAATCTACTCCGGGTCGCTCGGCTACTTTTCATTCGACGGCGATCTCGATTTGAACATCGTCATTAGGAGTCTCGTGCTCTCCCCGGGATCGGCGCAGCTTCACGTGGGAGGTGCCATTCTCAGTGAGTCGAACCCGGATCAGGAGTATCAGGAGACCCTGGACAAAGCCCGCCCGATCCTCGAGGCGCTGCGGCCGTGA
- a CDS encoding TIGR01458 family HAD-type hydrolase, with translation MPEREIKGLLIDVDGVIYDDGRVIPDSVYAIQWLQKREIPFRFATNATARSRRTLVKRLAGLGIEVGEEQVVNTPYVAAMELRKRPGVKCLFLVQDDARREFEGILSVDRNPDVVVVGDLAAGFDYATLNRAFQALLGGADLLALQKNRYWKVEDELVLDAGAYVAALEYATGKQASLVGKPSAAFFRIALDGLGVPPGQVAMVGDDVENDVQGAQEAGLAGILVQTGKYRKDLVERSGVKPDLVVRDLGDLASRF, from the coding sequence TTGCCTGAAAGAGAGATCAAGGGACTGCTGATCGACGTCGACGGCGTCATCTACGACGACGGGCGGGTGATTCCCGACTCGGTGTACGCGATTCAATGGCTGCAAAAGCGCGAGATTCCGTTCCGCTTCGCCACCAACGCCACGGCGCGGAGCCGGCGGACCCTGGTGAAGCGGCTCGCGGGTCTTGGAATCGAGGTGGGGGAGGAGCAGGTCGTCAACACGCCCTACGTCGCGGCGATGGAGCTGCGCAAGCGCCCCGGCGTCAAATGCCTGTTTCTGGTCCAGGACGACGCCCGCAGGGAGTTCGAAGGGATCCTGTCGGTGGACCGGAATCCCGACGTCGTCGTGGTGGGCGATCTGGCCGCGGGATTCGACTACGCCACCCTGAACCGCGCCTTCCAGGCCCTCCTGGGGGGGGCGGATCTCCTCGCGCTCCAGAAGAACCGGTACTGGAAGGTCGAGGACGAGCTGGTCTTGGACGCCGGGGCCTACGTCGCCGCGCTCGAGTACGCCACGGGCAAGCAGGCCTCCCTGGTCGGGAAGCCCTCCGCGGCTTTCTTCCGGATTGCGCTCGACGGTCTCGGGGTTCCCCCCGGCCAGGTGGCCATGGTCGGTGACGACGTGGAGAACGACGTCCAGGGTGCCCAGGAGGCGGGCCTGGCGGGAATCCTGGTCCAGACGGGGAAGTACCGCAAGGATCTCGTCGAGCGATCCGGGGTGAAGCCCGATCTCGTGGTGCGCGATCTGGGCGATCTGGCGTCGCGTTTCTGA
- the rny gene encoding ribonuclease Y → MGTSSVFLFLGGLALVGAGIVLGWIGNMRLGRKHLSAAKAEAQEILRESRREADKQKKQAILQAREEWQQTRTRLEGDLKNRVRTVQKQQQSLEDRDRSLREKQEELRHQGERLRESEQRLQSLQAETAESKERYRRLREETNRRLEQISGMGTEEAKKMLLSSLRAETRFEAARVIREVKDEAQRTADAEAGKIIALAIERLASEVTASKSISNIPIPSAKVKGRIIGYEGKNIRAFEKATGVQLLMDESPESIVLSCFNPIKREIARVALERLLKDGNIHPRRIEEVAEKSRRKVEESIGRAGEETIKELGIKGMHPEMVRILGRLKYRTSYGQNVLEHSIEVAKLTAMMATELGMDSTLALRAGLLHDIGKAIDFEREGTHPEIGVDLGTRYSEPEVVINAIASHHDDVEVTSPISVLVGAADAISGSRPGARRKSLVDYVKRIEKLEGIANSFEGVEQCYAIQAGREIRVIAKAEKIDDAQVSLLANDLAQRIQKEMEYPGRIKVTVIREWRASEVAR, encoded by the coding sequence ATGGGAACTAGCTCGGTCTTCCTTTTCCTGGGAGGCCTGGCCCTTGTCGGTGCCGGAATCGTCCTCGGATGGATCGGCAATATGCGCTTGGGGAGAAAGCACCTTAGCGCCGCGAAAGCCGAGGCCCAGGAAATCCTTCGTGAGAGCCGCCGCGAGGCGGACAAGCAGAAGAAACAGGCAATTCTCCAGGCGCGCGAGGAATGGCAGCAGACCCGGACGCGCCTGGAAGGCGACCTCAAGAACCGCGTACGAACCGTCCAAAAACAGCAACAAAGTCTTGAAGATCGGGATCGTAGCCTGCGGGAGAAGCAGGAGGAGCTCCGGCACCAGGGCGAGCGGCTCCGGGAGAGCGAGCAGCGGCTCCAGTCTCTCCAGGCCGAAACGGCCGAAAGCAAGGAGCGCTACCGGCGGCTGCGGGAGGAGACCAATCGCCGGCTCGAGCAAATCTCGGGGATGGGCACGGAAGAGGCGAAGAAGATGCTCCTCAGCAGCCTGAGGGCGGAGACGCGATTCGAAGCGGCGAGGGTCATCCGCGAAGTCAAGGACGAGGCCCAGAGAACGGCCGACGCCGAGGCGGGCAAGATCATCGCCCTGGCGATCGAGCGCCTCGCCTCCGAGGTCACCGCCTCCAAGAGCATTTCGAACATCCCGATTCCCAGCGCCAAGGTCAAGGGCCGGATCATCGGCTACGAGGGCAAGAACATCCGGGCCTTCGAGAAGGCGACGGGGGTTCAGCTCCTGATGGACGAGTCGCCCGAATCAATTGTCCTGTCCTGCTTCAACCCGATCAAGCGCGAGATCGCCCGGGTGGCCCTGGAAAGGCTCCTGAAGGACGGGAACATCCACCCGCGCCGGATCGAGGAGGTCGCCGAGAAATCGCGCAGGAAGGTCGAGGAGTCGATCGGCCGCGCCGGCGAGGAGACGATCAAGGAGCTGGGGATCAAGGGCATGCACCCCGAGATGGTGAGGATTCTGGGCCGCCTCAAATACCGCACCTCTTACGGGCAGAACGTGCTCGAGCACTCGATCGAGGTCGCCAAGCTCACGGCGATGATGGCCACCGAGCTGGGCATGGACTCCACCCTCGCCCTGAGGGCCGGCTTGCTCCATGACATCGGCAAGGCGATCGACTTCGAGCGGGAAGGGACCCATCCCGAGATCGGCGTGGATTTGGGGACCCGCTACAGCGAGCCCGAAGTGGTGATCAACGCGATCGCCTCGCATCACGACGACGTCGAAGTGACGTCTCCCATCTCGGTTCTGGTCGGCGCGGCCGACGCCATCTCGGGATCGCGCCCGGGCGCCCGCAGGAAGAGCCTGGTGGATTACGTGAAGCGGATCGAGAAGCTGGAGGGCATCGCCAACAGCTTCGAAGGGGTGGAGCAATGCTACGCGATCCAGGCGGGGCGCGAGATCCGCGTGATCGCCAAGGCGGAGAAGATCGACGACGCCCAGGTCTCGCTCCTGGCCAACGATCTGGCCCAACGGATCCAGAAGGAAATGGAGTATCCCGGACGCATCAAGGTCACGGTGATCCGCGAATGGCGGGCGAGCGAGGTGGCGCGCTAA
- the mqnE gene encoding aminofutalosine synthase MqnE: MFSSRYLEKAGLGEIARKVERGERLSREDGIALYEHADLNAVGMLANRVRERLNGNVAYYNVNQHINPTNICDKFCKFCAFYRTPKDHDAYALSLDQIRARVREKAHEPITEIHMVGGVNPDLPFDFYLDMIRAVHDERPEVHVKALTMVEVAAFSRQTGRSVEAIIRDLKDAGLGSFPGGGAEVMSARLHRLLFPKKIDFRGWLDCAKTAHRLGLRSNATMLYGHVETIEEKVDHLRLLRDAQDETGGFMTFIPLAFHPENTKLSHLKKATAVEDLRNVALARLMLDNFPHVKAFWIMITPRVAQIALSYGADDIDGTVTTEEIVHAAGAETSQSLSRGDLVTLIREAGRDPVERDTLYRPVPMPGSAGAAAASPS, encoded by the coding sequence ATGTTCTCGTCGCGGTATCTGGAAAAAGCGGGCCTGGGGGAGATCGCGCGGAAAGTGGAGCGCGGCGAGAGGCTCAGCCGTGAGGACGGCATCGCGCTCTATGAGCATGCCGATCTGAACGCGGTCGGAATGCTGGCCAACCGGGTTCGCGAGCGGCTCAACGGGAACGTGGCCTACTACAACGTCAATCAACACATCAATCCGACGAACATCTGCGACAAGTTTTGCAAGTTCTGCGCCTTCTACCGCACCCCGAAGGACCACGACGCCTATGCTCTCAGCCTGGATCAGATCCGCGCCCGCGTGCGGGAGAAGGCGCACGAGCCGATCACCGAGATCCACATGGTGGGGGGGGTGAACCCCGACCTTCCCTTCGACTTCTACCTGGACATGATCCGCGCGGTTCACGACGAGCGGCCCGAAGTGCACGTCAAGGCGCTGACCATGGTCGAGGTGGCGGCCTTCAGCCGCCAGACCGGACGGAGCGTGGAGGCGATCATTCGCGATCTCAAAGACGCCGGCCTGGGGTCCTTCCCCGGCGGCGGCGCGGAGGTCATGAGCGCCCGCCTCCACCGGCTCCTGTTCCCCAAGAAGATCGATTTCCGCGGATGGCTCGACTGCGCCAAGACGGCCCACCGCCTGGGTCTGCGCAGCAACGCCACCATGCTCTACGGGCACGTCGAGACGATCGAGGAGAAGGTCGATCACCTCAGGCTCCTGCGTGACGCTCAGGACGAGACGGGAGGGTTCATGACCTTCATCCCGCTCGCGTTCCACCCGGAGAACACCAAGCTCTCCCACCTGAAGAAAGCCACGGCGGTCGAGGATCTCCGCAACGTCGCGCTGGCCCGCCTGATGCTGGACAATTTTCCGCACGTCAAGGCGTTCTGGATCATGATCACGCCCCGCGTGGCGCAGATCGCCCTCTCCTACGGCGCCGACGACATCGACGGCACCGTGACCACGGAGGAGATCGTGCACGCGGCCGGCGCGGAGACCTCGCAGAGTCTCAGCCGCGGCGATTTGGTCACGCTGATTCGCGAGGCGGGACGCGATCCCGTGGAGCGGGACACGCTCTACCGTCCCGTACCCATGCCGGGGTCCGCGGGCGCGGCGGCCGCTTCGCCTTCCTGA